The genomic window CCAACTTGTGCTTCTTGGCCACGGCGCGCCGGTCCACCACCTTCATCGTGTACATGCACGACGGGACCTCCGACGGTGCCGAGGCGGCAGAGGTAGACGGTGCCGATGTCGCCGCCACCGACGCGCCGGACGAGTGATGGCGATGACGCCTGCGTGCTGTCTCGATGAGGCCCTCGTTGTTGAGGTGTGTGTGGGTATCTAGTGTGTGCCGCTCAGCAGGTTTGTGGTGATTTTGGCCCGATTTTTATTAATTAACTGCGCAACTCTCTTAtgcttaattaatggatgaggaaAAAAAATTACTTCAGACATATGCAGATAAACAAACAGTAGAAAATAGACAAAGCATTTATATTGGATCGACCCAGTGATATTAGTTTTGTGCAAGATTACAAATGCCTTCAAATTTTGTGAAGTTGATCAGCTTATAAGTATTTTATTAGATGATGATTATTTTTCTATTAATTTGGTCTCACAAAGTTTGATTGAAACAAAACTAATGTGCGAGGTAATTAATATGAAACGTAGGGTGCGTAGCCTcgactttttatttatttattattgcctAAAGAAGGTACATCAGCACAGCTCTTTCCAAGGAATAGTCACTCGGAGCACAAGAAATGATCAAAAGCGCTTACAGTTCATGAAGAACCACGCACATATGCATGTGTTCTGCATGCAAATCTGTCTGAATTCAGGTGAGCTGAGCTGCGGGTTGATTAGGCTTAACAGCAAGGGGGGGTTTGCAAAACTGCATGCAACAACCGGGCCAGCCACCTGGCTGCCACTTGTCATTTTGTCATTGGCCTGGGACTAAAACGTCACATGCGCAAGTTGGGGTATGGTGGGGTTGATTTTTACACGTTTGGGACTAAAATGtcacatgttgtgcaagttagggtacctggAGTGCTTTAACCTTTACTAGCTGAATGTCTGTGCGTTGCCACGAAGCAACAAAACACATAGTTATTAAATAATTGTTTTAATTAAGAATTGTGTGTCGAACATAACAACATGTGATTTGGATTTCTGTAACAATAAATTGATTCTCTCTACGCTTCTCCCTCCTGCTTTTTTCCTTCATAGGCAATTGTCGTGTCTCTTTAACCACTCTCTCCTGACAAAAAGATAAATCGATATTTTTCTCATTGACATTTCTTTCCCTTCACCTTTTTTTGCCACAGTGTGAGCCCTCTTTTCAAAATcttgtattatatatatatatatatatatatatatatatatatatatatatatatatatatatatataacgaatCAAAAATTCTTCTCATCTCTTTTTTCGTAATTAGTTAGTTGAAAGGAGACTTAAGCAATGCTGGTCACAACTAACTAAAAGGAAACATGAACTACATTAAGCGGCAGAATCTTCTGTATAAAAATAAGAGAATAAAATATAATTTCCTGGAAAATAGACCCTCTTAAACAAGAATATACTATTTCCAAACCAAAATACAAATGACTTGCAAAAGAGAAATATTTACTAACTCTTTCTCATGAGGGATCCTTTGACCTCCTTAAGAACAGAGAAACTTAACAAATCTAGCTctatgtgtgccttttcttcatcaTGTACAAATACAAACAATAAATCTAGAGGTAAAATGTATGCAATAGTTagtttaagattttttttgaaagaccCGGCAAAATGCTATCATTTCATTGATTTAGCTGAGGAGAGCGATGTGTTGTTGATCAAGTGATCAAATGGATGCAAGGAAATTACAGCGAGCCATGGGAAAGACTGTTCCCGGCTTGAGGTGACAGAAGTGCGATTCCTCACATCATGTCCCCGAAGGGTTGCTCTATGCATTTGGCACCagtcatcctccattgttccatgCCCCGCCGGTAGGCCTCGGTGATATCTAGCTCATTGCCCTTCTTCCCTCGGAACACACATGAGTTTCTCTCCAACCAGAGGTGCCACAGTTAGTTTTATGATCTTACAACCCCAAAAGCATATGATTTTATCACCTCCAAGTTTCAACATTACATTGAGCCTAAGACAGGTGTTTTGATTTCGCACAGTTGTAGATCAAAGGTCAAAAGCATGACTGAAAATCGAGAACATGTGATGAGTTCAGACCGACAGGAACATTAAGGTGGACAACTGACATGCCCGGTTAACAGAAAATTATGAGAGCAGGCTACCATCACAAGAAATATATAAATGTGTGTATTCTTCAGGTTCTCAACATATAACAGCAAAAATGTACATAATGACATTTGAATGGAAGGTTCTTTTGCTATGCCCGTTCAATGTCTTTCTATGTCCTGCTCTTCCAGTTCCTTTTCTCCTATCAAAGCATCTACTTTACCAATCTATCAAAAAAAATAGTAGCTTCCATACAGATAGGGCCTGGATCAGTGACGCGATGAGAGAGGAGGTACTCATCAAGCTTGATATCGATCTAGAACCACCTTGATACTTAACTGGTGGCGGTAGGCTATGAGAACACGGCATGCGCTCTGGCTCACTACTGAAGTTGTTCTACATACATCAATGTTTCGTACACAAGAATCAAAATATGACACATTATTCAGAATGTGCAGGCAACATGATACTAATTTATTCATTCACTTATCATAAGCACAACAGGTGTGTTTAAATTTGAAAATAAAGTAATCATTATTGGTATACGCATATACAGACTTTTCATGCACAAACTGAATCCTACAAGCACCTGCAATCATGAATCAAACCTGCACATGTGAAATACCTGTATATTGGTGAAGGTTGAAAATTTTCCATTTTGGTAGCCATCTGCAATCATGCATCAACTCTCCAAATCATATCATGATCGAAAATTTCCCACATTGGAAGTCTGCACATCAGTATAAAAAACATCAATTGAGGGTTGGGACATCGCTAATATGATTTACTTTTTACAATGCATGTTCACCCATAAGATGTCAAAGTTGCAAATCTTACCTCTTTTAATCTTCTTTCAACATCTGAGATATATTGGAACAAAGTACCTGACTGTTTTATGTTTGTCTCCGCTTACTTCAGTTAACTGCATGTTGTCTTCACTCTTCAGTCTGACTCACGGTTAACTACGTGTTGTCTTTAGTCCGGCTCATGTTTGTGACAAACACATGTAGTTCCAAACAAATCAAGCAGAATTAAATACCAAGACCTAAAATTAGGGATCAACAAGCACACGTGAGGCTCCAGTTGTGTCTGAAGAAGTAGCGGAGTGAGGACCCTGCTTGCTGCTCCACCTTGAAATGGTAGTCCATGGACATCTCTTGCGTCCTCATCTGCAGACACTCAGACTCGTTTGCGTTCACTACATACAGTTATATCAGGAGTTTGTACAATTAGCAACCACCCTTCGAGGGATGCATATGCAATCGGACAGGAGCTGAACGTACTGAACTCCTAACATGCCTACACGAGCGCGAGGCCTGGGTTGCGGATGAGGAGCGGCACGGTGTCAGCAAGGAACACACCTTGTCGAAGATGGCAACGAAGTCGCAGCGGCAGGCATAGGCGCAACACACCTTGTCCTGCCGGGGCCTCGTACTTCTACGCCGCTCCTGGCCCATCATTCACACTCCTCCCTCACGAGCTGCTGTATGCATGCAGATGCACCGTTTATAAACTTGAAGACTTGAAACCGCACCTACCTTAGCGACCGGTCGGCGGAGTCGTCGAAGGACCTGCACAATTAATCGGTCAGCTGACGTCGTGAGCCTGTAGGCTGCCCCTATCCAGAGCTGATACACCTTTTTTTTCATGGACGCCATGACATGAGATCAGCTAGCTCAACTCTCTGACTCTCTCAATACTTGAGGTCGTTCGGTCAATCGTCTTTACCCTAAACAACCTATGTTAAGTAAGCAACCATGCGTGTGTACATACCTCTCATTCACGCATCGGGATCTAGACGAACACCATGGGGCAGCAGGTCGCGGAGCCGACGGCCTCTTTGTCTCCAAGAAGAatagccggccgccgccgccggcggctctTCTCATCTGCGGCGCTAACCGTCCCGAGAAAGACCATCTGGGCGAGCACCATAACCGACATGGCGACATGGCCATGCATAACATCGCTGTGCCTCGCGGCATGGAGAGGGCGCTCCACGCCCGGAGCAGCAGCTGCAGGGCGGCGACCACCGATGGCGACCAGTCGACCGCCGTGATGGGGACGCGGGGGATGGAGCCGAAGATTTGTACTGAAGATGGTGGCGGTCATGAGAGGCGGTGGATGACGAGAGTCACGTGAAGATGGGATGACGGAGGTGGACGGGCGGTGGCTGATGGGATGGAACCGTGGAAGAGGAAACTGCTATGCTATGTAGACTCCCTACGATCGGGTGGGTTGGGAGTGGAGAGGGGAGATCGTGGGGGCATCACAAGGGGATCGGGAGCGAGGGGTTGGGAGAAGAAGGGGGAGGGGTCGTGGCTAATATTTTTTTCACGAAGAAATCGTGTGAGGGAGCCAGGAAGATCGAGCGGGGGAGCgaaggaggtcgaaccatcacgacgttcgattctcCTTTAATAATAGAGATAGCAAAGGTGGGTGCCAGAAATCTGCCCGCCGTTCCTCTGCCCAAACATGACCATCTGATTCGCACGAGGAATTCCCGTGGGCCTCAAGACAAGAGACGAGAAACTGGTGGCAAAACTGGTCAATGAGCACGATGCGGCCTTTGGCGTGGATCGACCGAAGCACTGCAGCTGGACGCCGAGACGCGAACCAACAGTCCGACGCAGCCGTGGCTGACAGCAGCAGGCACGTGGTCAAACAGTGTGCAGCAGAGACAGAGCGCAGCGCCAGCGGAGAGGCCACAGCCCACAGGCGAGGGGCGAGCCTGCGCCGACACGTCAATTCTGCGGGTCTTCTTTACTTGCAAGCCAAAATGGCCAGTGGACGGCGCAGCGGAAGAAAACAAGGCGGGATCTCGTGATCTCACAGCGCGCGCGCGTCGTCGTCGTCTCTATTTTTTAACACACCGCGGGGGCATCGTCACCCCATCGGATGCAATGCGGAGATCTGTTTTTTTTGCCTAGGTTGATGAGCGCTTTGCGGATCTGATTCTTTCTGATTAGACCAGAAAAGCTGCGTGGATGTTCCTCTCGTTCGATTCGATGGCACCCCACCGTGGCGTGGTGTGGCAGCACTCATGGGGGCCGGGCGAAATGGAAAGCATCCGATGTCTGACCTCTCAAGCCTGACGCACTTGTTCAACAACCGAGGTCATCTCAGCTTCAGAACTGAGCACTGGACCACTACCAAAGTGCGATTTGCAATGTTCGAGACAGCATGGGTCACCAACGCAACTTAATCGTCTGTCAACTTGCCTGCATTCTCAAGAACTGATTAAAGATAAGGATCTAGCAACCCAAAGAAAACGGCACTACATAATACTAATGGATACCGTATGCATGCATACAGGATCAGAAGCAAGGGCTCCACGATTTGGTAAAACAGATCGGCAAAATACAACGAGGATGACCCAAAAGAGCCAGCCAAGGAAGACGACCCCACCCAACGCGTAAGCCAAAAGACACCAGCATTTCGCGGGAAGATGGCGGCAGCGTTACATCACCGTGAACCTGCTACACTTTTTTTTACTGCTGCTAGCCCAGGTTAATCAGCACGCCACACCTAAACAGGGATTAGTGGAGACATTCGAAGGAGGATAGCGGGAAATCGGACCAGCATCAAAGGAAGATGAAGCACTCCATGGACACCAGCGGGTTCTCCAGCGACTCCTttccctcgccgtcgccgtcggcacCGGCATTGGCCTCCGCGACGCTTTCCTCGCCTGCCGTCGTGACGGCGTCGTCTTCCGGCTGCGGGGGCGGGGACAGCGGAGGAGGCGCCTCCCGCGCCCGCCGCGGCGAGGCGCGGCTGCACGGCCTGCTCGGGACGGGCGGCTTACGCTGCAGGGACGCGACCGGGCTCGCGGCCCGATGCTGCTCCGGCGACGCCCGCTTCGCCGCGGGCGACGGCGACCTCCGCACGGATCGCTCCCGTGGCTCCCGCCGTGGGGGAGGGGACGGCGAGCCCCGGCAGCTGCGGGACCGGACGCCATAGGCGGCGGTGACAGCGCGGTCGCGCCGGACTAACCCCAGCTCGCCGGAGACAGCGCGCTTCCTGGCTGGCTTCCCAGGTGACCGGTCCGGCCCCGCCAGCGAGCTGGTCGCGACGGACGACTCGGACGCCGCCTCGGACCTCTCGTCGGTGGCCATCGACAGGCAGCTCCCTAGATCGCTCACCGCCGGGACGGGGTCGACACTAGCCTTCACCTTCAGCACTTCTTGCTCCTCCACAGCCACCACATTGGCGACGGGCTTAGGCTCGGCCGCCACCTTGGTGCTCGGCGTCTCCGAGAGCACCTCCTtgaccttctcctcctccggcgacggcgggggcggggggTCGCGGTCCTCCGGCTTGTAGCGGCGAGGGAGGGCAGCAGAGCCGTCAGGATGCTTCATGCGCTTCTTGCTGAAGCAACAGCCCATCTCTCCAGCTGCCGCCGGCTCACTGGGCGGCCGTCTCCGGCCTCCGGCGGTCGATGTGGCGGTTGAAATCAGTTAGTGGCAGTGCCGCGGGTAGTGTGTAGTGCTGGTGGTTGGGTTTGGAAAGGCTTCGTTCGCTGCGGGGTACTACTTCGAGGATGTGGGCGAGGACGGTAGACGGGTAGAGGGGCGTGGGGACTGAATTTCTCTACGGTGTACGAGTAGTAGTGAAGGCGGAAGTGGCAATCTTCGGCGTCGGCTTATAAAATACCACGGGTAAAGCCGAATCTTGATACGACGCCTTACAAAATACAAAATGTTAGCACGTCATTTTTATACCTACATAAAGCCTATTTTGCATAGAAAGTCACGTGTAAACATGCCTGCGAGAGGGGGTTGTAGGTCGGGGTCCACCACGCATGAAGACTCTAAGGCGATTGCATGGCGATTGTCTACcgctgctagggttagggttcgagCTCGGGGATGAGAGAGGATACGGTGGTTAATGAGGGAGGCGACGGCGCAGCCCTCACAACTGACCGGCGATCTCCCTTCTCCGTTGGAGGCGGAGCGGATGGCGGAGGAGGCAGGGGGAAAGACAACTAGGGTTCCGGGGCAGATGGGatcttcatcggcggcggcggcggctaccccgAGGAAACAAAGCAACACAACGGTAAAGATCGACGAGGCGAACCAGAAAAAAAAAACATCTAGCCGATCTAGTCATGCATCGGGCTCGGGGACGACAAACCAGAGGAAGGCGAAAGGCATGCAAGAGGCACTGGCCTCGAGCAAGAAGAACCCCCCGGCTGTGGCAGGGGCCGATGTCTACGCCGTCGCGCAAGATCGATGAAACAGCTAGCCGGGCTTCTTCTAAGTCCCCAGTGGAAAGCAAAACCCCGGATCCTACGTCGAGTCTTTCGGCGAGACTAGGGGGCATGGTACTGTTGGACAAGGAGGTTGAGGGTTTTGTGTTCGAGGAGCCTGAGAAGGTGATTCCAAGAAACTCTCACTAGTCAGCGGTCGGCAAGGTGTGCTCGACGAGGCCGATGATTATGAGTGATGTTGAATGTGTGATGCAACGAGCTTGGGGTTTGCACAAAGTAGCCAAGTTTGCTGATCTTGGCTCCAATACTTTCGAGGTTCACTTTGGCAGCGAAGGAGATTGGAAGCATGCAATGAACAACGGACCATGGCAGTATGATTTCAGTGTTCTGATCTTGAAGGAGTATGAAGGCAATACTAGGCCATCGGAGATGGTCTTTGACAAGACTGATATTTGGGTCCGTGTGGACGATTTACCACCGGATAGGGGGACTGAATCATTCGGTAGAGCTCTTGGGATTTGTCTGTGGGGAATTGTGCGGGTAGATACTGATAAGGATGGAGTAGCAAGGGGACAGTACCTCAGCCCAGGCAAAAATTAATGTTTATGAACCTTTGGTGAGGGGATTTAACCTCAAAGCATCTAAGGATGACAAGCTAGGCACTTGGTTTGACTTTTACTACGAGAAGGTGCCGCACTTTTGTTTTGAGCGTGGGTGGATGGTACATGCTGGAGGGGTCTGCAACCCTCCTCTGGACTTGATCTCACAATGGGGAGGATGGTTACGTGCGTCACCATGTAGGCATAGCGGTGCAAAAGGAGGATCACAGGTGCCTGCTGGGAGCAGTAACAATTGGGGAAGTAAGCGCACGGGCGACAGCGACCCAAGGTGTCAGGCCAACACAGGCAATACTGGTGCCCCAATAAA from Triticum aestivum cultivar Chinese Spring chromosome 3B, IWGSC CS RefSeq v2.1, whole genome shotgun sequence includes these protein-coding regions:
- the LOC123065770 gene encoding serine/arginine repetitive matrix protein 1, with the protein product MGCCFSKKRMKHPDGSAALPRRYKPEDRDPPPPPSPEEEKVKEVLSETPSTKVAAEPKPVANVVAVEEQEVLKVKASVDPVPAVSDLGSCLSMATDERSEAASESSVATSSLAGPDRSPGKPARKRAVSGELGLVRRDRAVTAAYGVRSRSCRGSPSPPPRREPRERSVRRSPSPAAKRASPEQHRAASPVASLQRKPPVPSRPCSRASPRRAREAPPPLSPPPQPEDDAVTTAGEESVAEANAGADGDGEGKESLENPLVSMECFIFL